A genomic segment from Syntrophorhabdales bacterium encodes:
- a CDS encoding histidine phosphatase family protein: MKIYVVRHGETAWNKEEVFRGRKDVPLNDRGVGQAERTGRFFAGKRISLICSSPLSRARQTASEIGKSCNVAVKVDDAFIDMDFGRWEGLSLPAVRKAFPESFETWRNNPHRFCIEGSETLTRVRSRSMKGLRQAISTVPKDDPSEPVIIIVTHRVICKLLALHFLGVSNRFFWKVKCDPASITLAEQAGGEMVLSMLNQTLHLQEPSDNMEYRDF; encoded by the coding sequence ATGAAGATCTACGTGGTCAGACATGGCGAAACGGCGTGGAATAAGGAGGAAGTATTCAGAGGCCGTAAAGATGTTCCTCTGAATGACAGAGGCGTAGGGCAGGCTGAGCGCACCGGACGCTTCTTTGCCGGCAAAAGGATCTCCCTTATCTGCTCGAGTCCCCTTTCGAGAGCAAGGCAGACCGCTTCCGAGATAGGTAAGTCTTGTAATGTGGCGGTCAAGGTAGATGACGCGTTTATCGACATGGACTTTGGTCGCTGGGAGGGGCTTTCCCTTCCAGCCGTTCGAAAGGCCTTCCCCGAATCGTTCGAGACATGGAGGAATAACCCGCACCGGTTTTGCATCGAGGGCTCTGAGACACTGACCCGGGTGAGAAGTCGCTCTATGAAAGGGCTCAGACAGGCGATCAGCACTGTTCCGAAGGACGACCCCTCGGAACCTGTCATCATCATAGTAACGCACCGGGTGATCTGTAAGCTGCTGGCCTTGCATTTTCTCGGCGTGTCCAACCGCTTCTTCTGGAAAGTGAAATGTGACCCTGCGAGCATCACCCTTGCCGAACAGGCGGGAGGGGAAATGGTTCTCTCGATGCTGAACCAGACGTTGCATTTGCAGGAGCCTTCGGACAATATGGAGTATCGTGATTTTTGA
- a CDS encoding ABC transporter ATP-binding protein, whose amino-acid sequence MDKGIIRDFLVTYIVKFRRTALLSLALMLLTATARMAPPYILKIAIDRFIARQDFYGLSLMAVCYLAFIGMEYGTLYFQIYTTQRFGQNVIKEMRLATFAHLLSLPVPYFDKTPHGKSLNYLTSDMENINEFITSGIVTTLADLITIVGILGVMVYLSLPLTGVVFLFFLILFLVTNSFRKRFSTVYRDAREGGSEMNAFLQESFAGMYVSKVFNRKDAEISAFDVRNRHYIEAFKKVTFYLALYFPLVEFIGVFSVLALLWASGQLLILYGFGAITFGTIVAFIEYSQKLYNPIRDLSEKYNLYQNAFSSLEKLHNLHNLEKERHEGDETQVRGDIVLKDVWLSYEKDDVYALKGISLAIKEGERVGVVGLTGSGKTSLINLLLGFYKPTKGEISIGGKGMEHYSLGAIRKAFGIVSQDVFIFPRTIRENLFMAGEEAPARELSPILKGFCGEDLHKTIAEDGVNLSEGEKQLISIGRVLAYKPRYLILDEATSRIDPYLEARVRQALNNDFPSATWIVIAHSMATMAEMDRIFVIHDGRIAESGTHGQLMDEGGIYSHLYSIYAGRHSAEKEKHAYEDLRGQTWRNGVE is encoded by the coding sequence GTGGATAAAGGCATCATACGGGATTTCCTCGTCACATATATAGTAAAGTTTAGGAGAACTGCGCTTCTCTCGCTCGCGCTCATGCTTCTTACTGCCACGGCAAGAATGGCGCCACCCTACATCCTCAAGATAGCTATCGACAGATTCATAGCGCGCCAGGACTTCTACGGTCTCAGCCTCATGGCAGTCTGCTATCTTGCCTTCATCGGCATGGAATATGGAACTCTCTATTTTCAAATCTACACCACGCAACGCTTCGGCCAGAACGTCATAAAAGAGATGCGGCTCGCTACATTCGCCCATCTTTTGTCCCTCCCGGTACCTTACTTTGATAAGACCCCTCACGGCAAAAGCCTCAATTACCTGACCAGCGATATGGAGAATATCAATGAGTTCATTACGTCCGGGATTGTGACTACGCTCGCGGATCTGATCACCATCGTCGGCATCTTAGGTGTTATGGTATACCTGAGCCTACCGCTGACTGGCGTGGTCTTCCTTTTCTTCCTGATCCTTTTCCTGGTGACAAATTCTTTCCGGAAGCGCTTTTCGACTGTCTACCGGGACGCGAGAGAGGGCGGCTCGGAGATGAACGCATTCCTCCAGGAGAGCTTTGCAGGGATGTATGTTTCAAAAGTATTCAACCGGAAAGATGCAGAGATAAGTGCTTTTGATGTAAGAAACCGGCATTACATCGAGGCGTTCAAGAAGGTGACCTTTTACCTGGCACTCTATTTTCCCCTTGTTGAATTCATCGGGGTATTCTCCGTACTCGCTCTTCTCTGGGCCAGCGGGCAGTTATTGATTCTCTACGGTTTCGGTGCCATTACGTTCGGCACCATCGTTGCGTTCATAGAATACTCGCAAAAGCTGTATAATCCGATCAGAGACCTGAGCGAAAAATATAATCTTTATCAGAACGCATTTTCGAGCCTGGAGAAGCTGCACAACCTTCATAACCTGGAGAAGGAGCGCCACGAAGGCGATGAGACGCAGGTGAGAGGCGACATTGTCTTGAAAGATGTGTGGCTTTCCTATGAGAAGGACGACGTGTACGCCCTCAAGGGGATAAGCCTTGCAATTAAGGAAGGAGAGCGCGTCGGCGTCGTGGGCCTGACAGGCTCAGGAAAAACGTCGCTCATCAATCTGCTGCTCGGTTTCTACAAGCCAACCAAGGGAGAAATCAGCATCGGGGGAAAAGGGATGGAGCATTACTCCCTTGGGGCCATACGTAAAGCGTTCGGGATTGTCTCACAGGACGTCTTTATATTCCCAAGGACGATCAGGGAAAACCTCTTCATGGCTGGTGAAGAAGCTCCTGCGCGAGAGCTGAGCCCCATCTTGAAAGGTTTTTGCGGAGAGGATTTGCACAAAACCATAGCAGAAGACGGTGTCAACCTTTCAGAAGGTGAAAAGCAGCTCATTTCGATTGGCCGAGTGTTGGCGTACAAGCCGCGCTATCTCATCCTTGACGAGGCTACAAGCAGGATCGATCCTTACCTCGAAGCACGTGTGAGGCAGGCATTGAACAATGATTTTCCTTCAGCCACCTGGATAGTGATAGCACATAGTATGGCAACCATGGCGGAGATGGACCGGATATTCGTGATACACGACGGGCGGATCGCGGAAAGCGGCACTCATGGGCAACTCATGGATGAGGGTGGGATCTACAGTCACCTCTATTCGATTTACGCAGGCCGACATTCGGCCGAGAAGGAGAAGCATGCCTATGAAGATCTACGTGGTCAGACATGGCGAAACGGCGTGGAATAA
- a CDS encoding ABC transporter ATP-binding protein, with protein sequence MVSKLSLVVPYVRKYKGEFVQGVVTLVLASSCSAAIPFLIKNAVDALQVGLRTRLLHIIGLASLLACAQAFLRWRSRMKILNSAREIEYELRRDFYTHIISLPYSFFKEHHRGDLIARVMNDIINVRMMVGMSILHFSSTVATTLLSLIMMIRINALIAVLAILPLCLLFVLVRGYMEKLHTIFKDVQDTYGRLSKGANEVLNGIRLVKNYLLHSEEQRRFEALNREYMEKNLASTRLWGIIFPAIGFLGGMGTLVVMWVGGYFLMYGKITLGDFIALNAYYTMLMWPVVALAWIMNLYQRGVASLKRLEEIRAYQVESELGANPEHLKGHVEFSHVSVTKGERRILNDVSFAATPGEKLLLIGPTGSGKTTVLNLILGLENGSEGAIRIDGLNADLLSPSARRGRIATVPQEPFLYSLPIRENIFSNDLVQTIINTVGLQEEIDRFEQKLETVVGERGVMLSGGQKQRLTIARALAAKPDILLLDDPFTHVDGYTEHLIWERIWPLIKGLTVIITSTRPVPIIYVDRVVVLSEGSVIEEGNPTELLARSHYMKLLYEVKAARG encoded by the coding sequence GTGGTTAGTAAGTTATCCCTCGTCGTACCATATGTCAGAAAGTACAAAGGCGAGTTTGTTCAGGGCGTAGTAACCCTCGTACTCGCCTCATCCTGCTCAGCGGCAATCCCTTTTCTCATCAAGAACGCTGTGGACGCGCTCCAAGTGGGGCTGCGTACACGTCTCCTCCACATCATAGGACTTGCCTCCCTGCTTGCATGCGCACAGGCCTTTCTGAGATGGCGCTCAAGGATGAAGATCCTAAACAGCGCCCGAGAAATAGAATACGAACTGAGGCGCGATTTCTACACGCATATAATCTCGCTTCCCTACAGCTTCTTCAAAGAGCATCATCGGGGCGACCTCATCGCCCGGGTAATGAACGACATAATCAACGTGCGCATGATGGTCGGCATGTCGATTCTTCACTTTTCAAGCACGGTGGCAACGACGCTCCTGTCGCTGATTATGATGATTCGGATCAATGCGCTCATCGCCGTGCTCGCCATCCTTCCTCTCTGCCTGCTCTTTGTGCTGGTCAGGGGATATATGGAAAAGCTCCATACGATCTTCAAGGACGTGCAGGATACCTACGGACGGCTTTCAAAGGGTGCCAACGAAGTGCTCAACGGAATCAGGCTTGTGAAGAATTATCTGCTGCACAGCGAAGAGCAGAGACGATTTGAGGCACTGAATCGCGAGTACATGGAGAAGAATCTCGCTTCGACGCGTCTATGGGGCATCATCTTCCCTGCGATTGGATTTCTCGGGGGCATGGGTACTCTGGTGGTGATGTGGGTGGGCGGCTATTTCCTGATGTACGGGAAAATCACACTGGGGGACTTCATTGCGCTCAACGCATACTACACGATGCTGATGTGGCCGGTAGTGGCTCTCGCCTGGATTATGAACCTGTATCAGCGGGGCGTTGCGTCGCTTAAACGACTCGAAGAGATTCGTGCGTATCAGGTTGAGTCGGAACTCGGGGCGAACCCCGAACACCTCAAGGGGCACGTTGAGTTCAGCCACGTGAGTGTCACAAAAGGGGAGCGCCGGATCCTCAACGATGTGAGCTTTGCGGCGACGCCGGGGGAGAAGCTTCTGCTGATAGGCCCGACAGGCAGTGGCAAGACGACTGTTCTGAACCTCATTCTCGGTCTCGAAAACGGCTCTGAGGGCGCAATACGCATAGATGGTCTGAACGCTGACCTTCTCTCACCTTCGGCGCGAAGAGGACGTATTGCGACTGTACCGCAGGAACCCTTCCTCTACTCCCTGCCCATAAGAGAGAATATCTTTTCGAATGATCTGGTGCAGACGATTATCAATACCGTTGGCTTGCAAGAGGAGATCGACAGGTTCGAGCAGAAGTTGGAGACGGTTGTTGGTGAGCGCGGCGTGATGCTCTCGGGCGGTCAAAAGCAGAGACTAACCATAGCGCGGGCATTGGCCGCAAAGCCGGACATCCTGCTCCTCGATGATCCCTTTACGCACGTGGATGGCTACACGGAGCACTTGATCTGGGAGCGGATATGGCCGCTCATCAAAGGGTTGACCGTGATCATCACATCAACAAGGCCGGTACCAATTATCTATGTAGACAGGGTAGTTGTCTTGTCCGAAGGAAGCGTTATCGAGGAGGGGAATCCGACAGAGCTTCTTGCCAGAAGCCATTATATGAAGCTGCTCTACGAAGTGAAGGCCGCACGTGGATAA
- the rplC gene encoding 50S ribosomal protein L3, with protein sequence MALGLIGKKLGMTQIFAQDGTIIPVTVVQAGPCRVVQKKTAERDGYDSFQIGFDEIKKLNRVNKPKAGHFKKANVAPTRKLGEFRVTAEELGSFEVGSEIPVDIFKPGDFVDVSGISIGKGFAGVIKRHGFGGAPGGHGTHEFFRHGGSIGANTTPAHVLKGMKMPGHLGAQKVTVQNLKVVEVRGDTNIVMIEGAIPGPKQSYVIINKAVKKSG encoded by the coding sequence ATGGCACTCGGACTGATTGGCAAAAAGCTTGGAATGACACAGATTTTCGCACAGGACGGCACAATTATCCCGGTAACCGTAGTTCAGGCCGGACCTTGCCGTGTGGTACAAAAGAAGACTGCAGAACGCGACGGATATGATTCTTTCCAGATAGGTTTTGACGAGATCAAGAAGCTCAACCGCGTGAATAAACCGAAGGCAGGACACTTTAAGAAGGCGAATGTGGCTCCTACGAGAAAACTGGGCGAATTCAGGGTCACCGCAGAAGAATTGGGCAGTTTTGAAGTGGGTAGTGAAATACCCGTGGATATCTTCAAGCCTGGAGATTTTGTGGATGTTTCCGGTATCTCCATAGGAAAAGGTTTTGCCGGTGTCATCAAGCGGCATGGCTTCGGCGGAGCTCCCGGCGGACACGGTACACACGAGTTCTTCAGACACGGGGGCTCGATCGGCGCCAACACGACCCCTGCGCACGTTCTGAAAGGCATGAAGATGCCGGGACACCTTGGTGCCCAGAAGGTTACTGTGCAGAACCTCAAGGTGGTGGAAGTGAGAGGCGATACGAACATTGTAATGATTGAAGGTGCGATTCCGGGACCGAAACAGAGCTACGTCATCATCAACAAGGCAGTAAAGAAATCCGGCTGA
- a CDS encoding radical SAM protein, whose amino-acid sequence MIRRTNRRREHEPSKVHGKVHGTAYGTSHEEERGAIRKNWAGRVPVCVAYPNTYFIGMSNLAVHQLYKTLNAFPGVVCERVFLEAVDTSASEHGLQARSVESGKPLNAFEIIFVTFSFEMDYVNAAILLAQARLGPLAQERRDGDPLVVGGGICVMANPEPSAGLFDLLIMGDIEATIPLFIESYLKHREKRRNELIEALSDPAWMYNPSHLTVSYSETGTIAGFEPASFHVEIERYKGGHLATSAVMTEQTEFSNMFLVEGTRGCPSRCPFCLTGAIRPFIYDRFPAVDEHVQDVGIIGGGVSFHPRLVDLIKELKKRGLRPHLPSLRMDEVPLDAIELVSEEVKTLTFGIEAAAERLRKSIGKPITDHEIYERIEAIMSLKSFHLKLYFMVGLYGESLKDVEKIVEMAKHIMHLMIMHGAKRGSVGSITVHASPFIPKAATPFQWLPMDDVDALKEKLSILKRGLGKAANTYFTHESVKYSFLQAVLARGDRRVQEIILSLARGASLAKVQRESLLNLNFYVARERPPDERFPWDFITGGREKAKLRKQLEVALSKA is encoded by the coding sequence TTGATACGGAGGACAAATAGGAGACGAGAACATGAGCCTTCCAAAGTACATGGAAAAGTACATGGAACTGCATATGGAACATCACATGAAGAGGAAAGGGGCGCAATCAGGAAGAACTGGGCCGGAAGAGTGCCTGTCTGTGTCGCCTATCCCAATACTTACTTTATCGGCATGTCAAACCTTGCCGTCCACCAACTATACAAGACACTCAACGCTTTCCCCGGAGTCGTCTGCGAGCGTGTTTTTCTCGAAGCAGTAGACACCTCTGCGTCAGAGCACGGACTCCAGGCCAGGTCTGTAGAGAGCGGCAAACCCCTCAACGCCTTCGAGATCATCTTTGTCACATTCTCTTTTGAAATGGATTACGTCAATGCAGCGATCCTGCTCGCTCAGGCTCGGCTCGGGCCGCTGGCCCAGGAACGCAGGGACGGCGATCCACTCGTAGTCGGAGGCGGGATATGCGTGATGGCAAATCCGGAACCGTCCGCCGGGCTCTTCGATCTTCTTATCATGGGGGATATAGAAGCGACTATTCCTCTATTTATCGAGAGCTATCTGAAACATCGGGAAAAAAGGCGGAATGAGCTGATCGAAGCGTTAAGTGATCCGGCGTGGATGTACAATCCTTCCCATCTCACGGTCTCGTACAGCGAGACCGGCACCATTGCTGGATTTGAGCCGGCTTCTTTTCACGTGGAAATCGAGCGCTACAAGGGCGGACATTTGGCCACGTCCGCCGTCATGACAGAACAGACCGAGTTCTCGAATATGTTCCTGGTCGAAGGGACAAGGGGCTGTCCTTCCCGGTGCCCCTTTTGCCTTACAGGAGCTATCAGGCCCTTCATCTACGACCGTTTTCCGGCCGTGGATGAGCATGTGCAGGACGTGGGCATCATCGGCGGTGGCGTCTCTTTTCATCCAAGGCTGGTCGACCTGATCAAGGAACTGAAGAAACGCGGGTTGCGTCCGCATCTACCTTCTCTCAGAATGGATGAGGTGCCGTTGGACGCGATCGAGCTCGTCAGCGAGGAAGTGAAGACCCTGACCTTTGGCATTGAGGCTGCAGCAGAGAGGCTGCGAAAATCGATTGGCAAACCGATCACAGATCATGAGATCTATGAACGCATCGAAGCAATCATGTCTCTGAAATCTTTCCATCTGAAGCTCTACTTTATGGTCGGGCTCTACGGAGAAAGCTTGAAAGACGTGGAGAAGATCGTCGAAATGGCGAAGCACATCATGCACCTCATGATAATGCACGGGGCGAAACGGGGAAGCGTAGGCAGCATCACTGTCCACGCGAGCCCATTTATTCCCAAGGCGGCGACGCCCTTCCAGTGGCTGCCCATGGATGACGTTGATGCTCTTAAAGAAAAACTGAGCATATTGAAGCGGGGTCTCGGCAAGGCTGCCAATACGTATTTCACCCACGAATCGGTCAAGTACAGTTTTCTCCAGGCTGTATTGGCGCGGGGAGACAGGCGAGTCCAGGAGATCATCCTGTCATTGGCCCGGGGCGCGAGCCTTGCGAAAGTTCAGAGAGAGAGCCTCCTCAACCTCAACTTTTACGTGGCCCGAGAACGGCCTCCGGACGAGCGCTTTCCCTGGGATTTTATCACCGGGGGAAGAGAAAAAGCTAAACTGCGCAAGCAGCTTGAAGTAGCGTTGTCCAAGGCTTAG
- the ftsZ gene encoding cell division protein FtsZ, whose amino-acid sequence MEMFYMDESNGFSAKLKVVGVGGGGCNAINTMVNAGLQGVEFIAINTDVQTLNMNKAAVKIQIGSKLTRGLGAGANPEVGRQAALEDADQIAECLKGADMVFITCGLGGGTGTGASPVIADISKEMGALTVAVVTKPFPFEGRMRALQADDGLTNLKARSDTLITIPNQRLMSIGGKHMSIKDAFLKADEVLLYAVRSISDLIISSGHINVDFADVKTVMSERGMAIMGVGMGTGDKRAVEAAHKAISSPLLEDISIHGAKGVLINVTGNTDMTLHEVTEASTLIQEQAHEDARVIWGLVFDESMEDSVRITVIATGFGDEVAQAQEKPEKPEKIRRENLFFENGTIPAFVKKNVKIDYREAKPKHTSIDLDDDRYDIPTFLRKQAD is encoded by the coding sequence ATGGAAATGTTTTACATGGACGAGAGCAATGGTTTTTCCGCTAAGCTAAAAGTTGTCGGCGTGGGCGGCGGCGGCTGCAACGCCATAAACACCATGGTCAACGCAGGTCTCCAGGGCGTGGAATTCATTGCCATCAATACGGACGTCCAGACCCTCAACATGAATAAAGCGGCAGTAAAAATTCAGATAGGGAGCAAGCTGACCCGCGGACTGGGAGCCGGCGCCAATCCCGAAGTGGGCAGGCAAGCCGCTCTCGAAGATGCCGATCAGATTGCTGAATGCCTCAAAGGAGCCGATATGGTCTTTATCACCTGCGGCCTTGGCGGAGGCACGGGCACAGGTGCATCTCCCGTTATTGCCGACATCTCAAAGGAGATGGGCGCGTTGACTGTTGCGGTCGTGACCAAGCCTTTCCCTTTCGAAGGAAGGATGCGGGCCCTGCAGGCAGATGACGGACTGACCAACCTGAAAGCACGCTCCGATACGCTCATCACCATCCCGAACCAGAGACTTATGTCTATCGGCGGCAAACATATGTCGATCAAAGACGCGTTCCTGAAGGCCGATGAAGTTCTTCTTTACGCGGTGCGAAGCATATCGGATCTCATCATATCTTCGGGCCATATCAATGTGGACTTTGCGGATGTAAAGACAGTAATGAGCGAACGGGGTATGGCCATCATGGGCGTGGGCATGGGCACAGGTGACAAGCGCGCGGTCGAGGCTGCGCATAAGGCCATTTCAAGCCCGCTCCTTGAAGACATCTCTATTCACGGTGCAAAGGGTGTGTTGATCAACGTGACCGGGAACACGGACATGACGCTCCACGAAGTCACCGAAGCCTCTACGCTGATTCAGGAGCAGGCGCATGAAGACGCACGGGTCATCTGGGGACTTGTGTTCGACGAATCGATGGAAGATTCGGTGCGGATCACGGTGATCGCCACCGGTTTTGGCGACGAAGTGGCGCAGGCGCAGGAGAAGCCGGAGAAACCTGAAAAGATACGACGGGAAAATCTCTTTTTCGAAAATGGAACAATACCTGCCTTCGTAAAGAAGAACGTGAAGATTGATTACAGGGAAGCAAAACCGAAACATACGTCCATCGATCTTGACGATGATCGGTACGATATCCCCACGTTCCTCAGGAAGCAGGCAGATTAG
- the ftsA gene encoding cell division protein FtsA: protein MAEEGSFLVSLDVGTTKICVVVARMIDGKVNIAGIGSHPSTGLRKGVVVNIDSTVNAIKKAVEEAELMAGIKISDCVAGIAGAHIKSFNSNGVVAIKEKEVRRDDISRAIDAGKAVAIPADRLLIHVIPQEFIVDDQDGIKDPIGMSGVRLEVRVHIVTASTSSAENIVKCCYLAGLSVDDLVLSQLASSDATLTPEETEIGVALVDIGGGTSDLAVFANGSIRYTSAVALGGNHITNDIAIGLRTPVEEAEKIKKKYGCAMSKMVGANETVEVPSVGGRKPRTLTRKTLADIIEPRVEEILTLVNDEIRKSGCEKLLASGVVLTGGCANLEGVVELAESVFGLPVRKGSPVGIGGLVDVVNNPTYATAVGLVLHGFRENRGKKVRFERRDMFKMLLDKRFIKKVKAMFKDIF, encoded by the coding sequence ATGGCGGAGGAGGGAAGCTTTCTTGTCAGTCTTGATGTAGGCACTACGAAGATATGTGTTGTCGTAGCGCGCATGATAGACGGGAAGGTCAACATAGCAGGGATAGGCTCCCACCCTTCCACAGGCTTGCGCAAAGGAGTGGTTGTAAACATTGACAGCACGGTCAATGCAATAAAGAAAGCAGTGGAAGAAGCAGAGCTGATGGCGGGCATAAAGATCAGCGACTGCGTTGCAGGCATCGCGGGGGCCCACATAAAGAGCTTCAACAGCAACGGTGTCGTGGCAATCAAAGAAAAGGAAGTCCGCAGGGATGATATCTCGCGGGCGATTGATGCCGGTAAGGCTGTGGCAATACCCGCAGACAGGCTGCTTATACACGTCATTCCGCAGGAATTCATCGTTGACGATCAAGACGGCATAAAGGACCCCATCGGCATGAGCGGGGTGAGGCTGGAAGTCCGGGTGCACATTGTAACCGCTTCAACAAGCTCTGCGGAGAACATTGTGAAATGCTGCTATCTGGCCGGCCTCTCCGTTGATGACCTCGTGTTGAGCCAGCTTGCCTCATCGGATGCCACGCTCACCCCCGAGGAAACAGAGATCGGCGTAGCGCTTGTTGACATAGGCGGAGGTACCAGCGATCTCGCTGTTTTTGCCAATGGCAGTATCAGGTATACGTCAGCAGTTGCACTCGGCGGTAATCACATCACGAACGACATAGCAATCGGATTACGGACGCCCGTCGAGGAAGCGGAAAAGATCAAGAAAAAGTACGGCTGTGCCATGTCAAAGATGGTCGGTGCCAATGAAACGGTGGAGGTGCCGAGCGTCGGAGGCAGGAAACCGCGAACTCTGACACGCAAGACCCTTGCCGATATCATAGAGCCGAGGGTTGAGGAGATTCTTACGCTGGTCAATGACGAGATCAGAAAGTCCGGCTGCGAAAAGCTTCTTGCGTCAGGGGTTGTGCTGACAGGAGGGTGCGCGAATCTTGAAGGGGTGGTCGAGCTGGCAGAGAGCGTCTTCGGCCTTCCGGTGCGTAAGGGCTCACCCGTCGGCATAGGCGGGCTGGTAGACGTGGTTAATAACCCTACCTATGCAACTGCCGTGGGTCTCGTTCTCCACGGGTTCAGAGAAAACAGAGGAAAAAAGGTCCGGTTTGAGCGCAGGGACATGTTCAAGATGCTACTCGACAAGCGGTTCATCAAGAAAGTAAAAGCGATGTTCAAAGATATATTCTAA
- a CDS encoding cell division protein FtsQ/DivIB — protein MKRLPFYLFIIPVCLLSVLTVAYVFSKDEPLFSLKNVRIRGASQLSDGEIMQRAYPFLKESIFNTQVDKVKEAVLAHPFVREVSIKRLYPFSLVIDVKEKVASALWVTPAGDIQVLDETGTAFRPLSKEDTRHLFVIQAKDQAAAKSLFTQVSAWVADKSIKKDSISEVIDTDGSITLVYLGDGVEVILGKEDQKARLKRATAVLEDVRKRGLFIRCIDARFDKGAIIKERKG, from the coding sequence GTGAAGCGATTGCCATTCTACCTCTTCATCATTCCTGTGTGTCTCCTGTCGGTTCTCACGGTTGCCTATGTATTTTCAAAAGACGAGCCGCTATTCTCACTCAAGAATGTGAGGATCAGAGGAGCGTCGCAGCTCTCGGACGGGGAAATCATGCAGAGAGCGTATCCCTTCCTCAAAGAGAGCATTTTCAACACGCAGGTGGACAAGGTCAAGGAAGCGGTGCTTGCCCATCCATTTGTACGAGAGGTTTCGATTAAGAGGCTCTATCCGTTCTCTCTTGTCATCGACGTGAAAGAGAAAGTGGCCTCCGCCCTCTGGGTGACTCCTGCAGGGGATATCCAGGTGCTTGATGAAACAGGTACAGCCTTCAGGCCTTTGTCAAAGGAAGATACCAGGCATCTCTTCGTGATACAGGCCAAGGACCAGGCTGCGGCCAAGAGCCTGTTCACTCAGGTCAGTGCATGGGTGGCCGACAAGTCAATCAAAAAGGATTCGATCTCCGAGGTTATTGACACGGACGGCAGCATCACGCTCGTCTACCTGGGGGACGGGGTCGAAGTCATTCTGGGGAAAGAAGATCAAAAAGCAAGACTGAAGCGGGCCACGGCAGTGCTTGAGGATGTTCGCAAAAGGGGACTTTTCATCCGGTGTATTGATGCACGTTTCGACAAAGGAGCAATTATAAAAGAGAGGAAGGGTTAG